GGCTTCAGTGTCCCAGACCTGAGGATCTATCGGGGGAAGGTCAGTGGGCAGGTTTTGGGAGTGAGGGCTGGCCAAGGGTTTGGGTGCCCatttggatgcaaagaattgatAGGGGATCTAAGAATGGGAGGTTTATAGAAGTTTGTGGCTTAGCCAGAAGATCACGTCCCATCAATGCCATTGGGCATTGAGGAACTACTATAAAAGAATGTGTTAGTGTTGCCTTaccaaagaaacaaaggagaggaGGGGTTATTTTGGGATAAACGGGGATGCCTGAGACCCCTTCAATGACCACTTCTGAATGTTGGAGAGGAACCTTAAAGGAGGTTAAAAGTGAAAAGGCCACTCCAGTGTCTATTAGGAACGAGACTTTGTGTACGGCCACCGTGCCAATTACCCAAAGCTCCGAGTCTGTCTGTACAGGGCAGACTTGGAGTCTGGAGCTTGGGCTCCGTCACTGGAATAATTCAAGCACAATTGGATCATCTCCCACCTCATCTGAGGAACCGTGGTCTGGGGTGTCAGGGCCCCCCTGAGTCTGGTTTCTGGCCCATTGTTATTGGGCCTGGGGTGGACCCGGAGACTTGGTGGGTAGTGTCTCAGAGCAATCCATTTTCCAGTGGCCCCATTGTTTGCAGGTGGGGCAGGGTTTGGTGGGTGGCCAGGGGTTTGGGCAGGACTTAGCCCAGTGTCCCATTTGGTTACATCTGAAGCAGGGGCCTGAAGGGTTAGGTCCCATATGGGTGGGCCTAGGTTGATGGGCCAAAggggttgaatttttttcttgactAGCTGCAGTGAATAAAACATATTTGGccattctttccatttctttttctttatttctttttctttctttgcttcttcctcCTTATTGTTGAAAACTTTAAAGGCTATTTCTAGGAGATCTTGCTGAGGGGTTTTGGGGCCCTTCTCTAACTGGCATAGTTTTTGGTGAATATCGGGGGCTGACAGGCTTATGAACTAGACTTGTAGGTACAGAAGTCTGGCAGGGGTGGAAATATCTAAATTAGTATATTTCTGGACTGCCTCAATaagccatggaagaaaaagagcaggattttcatctttttcttgagtcacttccCTAATTTTATCATAGTTAACATGAATGTGAGAGCTTTTTAGCATTCCTTCTAATAAACAGGTAATCGTATGGTGCAGATACCGGATGCTGACATTACCTGCTTGATATGCCCACCATGGCTCCGTTAAAGGGACTATATCATCAGCCACCAGATTAGTCCTATCTTGGTTATGGAGCTGATCAACATGAGTCCAGGCTGCCTGCCATATCTGTTCCTTTTCATCAGGGGATAAAGTGGCATTTAGGATGTAGTAAAGATCATTTTAGGTTAAATGATATGCTTGTGTAAGGTGGAGGAATTCTTTTCTATATGTAGTAGAATTTTCTGAAAAGGATCCCCATTTTTCTTCAATTTGGCTCATATCAGAAATTGAAAAAGGCACACGAACCCGTGTAGGGCTCTCCGGTCCCGCTACCTTTCTGAAAGGAAACATATGTTTGCTTCGGGTCGTGGCCAATGTGGGGGGGTGTAAATCTCTTTAGGGGGTTCGGAGTCATTGCTTACTGTTTTGGAGGAGGAAGGGCTAGAGGATGGGATCTCATCTCTGGAAGTTTCTTCTCTGGGGTGGTAGGGAGGAGGCTCATCTGCCGGGTCAAAATTGGGGCCTGAGGGTTTAGGGGGCCTTTTAGGGGCTTTAGATTTGGATTCTTTTGTAATGGACGGGGAAAGAGAGCAGAGGAGGATTTGATAGGTAGAACAGTCCTTGCAGAGAGAAGGATGGCTTCTAAGATCCCAGAAGGCTTGAATATAGGGGACCTCCGACCATTTGCCATTCTGTTTGAGGAAGTTAGTGAGATCTGATAAAATACTGAAATCGAAAGTCCTGAACTCAGGCCAATGGTTTTGGTTATCTAGTTTGTATTGAGGCCAAATTTGAGTACACAGTGACTCGAGTTTATGAACCTTGAGATCGGTCAAGAGTAGAGGTTTGAGGTTTCGTTTTATGCAGGCCAAGGGAGAGTCCCATGGGATGAATTGGCTTGACCCCATAGCAAATGGCTAGCGACTGTCCAGTCGAGAGAAAAGATGTCACCTAATCTTTTGACtaggcaaagagagagagagagagactctgaAGGAGGGAGGGGCATCCCCCAAATACCTCCCCAGAGGGCCTTTTGGCTGGAGGGTTCCCCAGTAACCCGGAAAGGACGATAGTCTATGGTGCCCTAGAATTTACCTGGGCTACTGGGTCAGGCGAGAATTCATGGTGGATGGAAGGAGGTCGAATGGCAAAAGGCCTCTATCCTGGAGTTGGTTGGtctcaaggaaaagaaagtgtagagaaaagaggaagagagagagagagaaagaccagTATTCCTCGGGTtacgtggaaaaccaataaagcccttaCACAGGACTTGTACCACTCACAAAGGCACGGGGCATCCTCTCGAGGAGGTCTTGAAAGCCCGAGCAGAAAAGTGAGCTCGGCAGGCTTCCATGCTCCAAAGAGCTGGCCATGGAGAACAAGAAGGAACCTCAACCTCCCGGGTTTCGGCACCAAAAAATGTAGGGTAAGGGAATTAGagaaaatgaggttcagagaaagaatgagaccggcactttacaggaacagatcacctttaatgaggcaagaAGGGGCAGTAGTCAGAtaagtgagctgctgcactaactaacacaagaaaagagtaagtatatacaggcatatatgtggaaatctactgtcttaagggggcctgttcttctccaaagTTGTTTGGATtagttatctctctctctctctctttttttttttttttttggtgatgacTGACAGCGTTTATTTAACGATCTTTTTACCTAGATATGTCTGTGAGGCTCCCGAACGGAGACAAATAAAGTCAATATATTTGCACAGTGCATTTTTCAAGGCTCTTGACTTATTGGGCCCCTTCAGGGCCCAGGTTCCCCAAACTAGGGAAGTGGGGAGGATTAATTAGCTagaatgggggaggggggcaggaatCCCCGGCTGGAAGTAACTCCACCAGCTTCGGTTATCTCTTAAACAGCttgggcaaggaattctggagattggccagaggctgggaccggctgggagctgggcataatcaaccttaatgtccttttttttttttttttttttcaggtgaggggtctttgttttgcatagaatggtgtggaggacccagaggggagttttaactccaggctgttttgagccatgtaactttccttcacaTATGTCACAAAatactctttttactttttttcaagcCTCTAAAAGATGGAAATAGTACTCTTAGCTTGCAGACAGCAGTAAAACAAGGGTCAGCAAACAGTGGGCCACAGTGTGCTGATGTTGATGTAAAATTTGGATGAGGAAGTTTGTTATTGGAAGTAGATATACAATTGTCACTTAACACTTGCTTTACAATGCAATGATCTCCCTTAGATCAATAAATTAAGTTCTAGAAGTTTGtcacaagaaaacaaacatggttgcacacaaaattttgaaaacaaagactGTTATCTTATTCTGGattataacaatgaaaaaaactgGACACATCCAAACATCGAGGAACAGAAGACTGGCTCAAAAATCTGAGGTCATCCAAAAGATGGAATGCTATGCAGCCATATCAACAATTATTGGATGGTCTGAAAGGAGAGAAAGCAAATGCTGTCAAATATTAACATTTGGTGAATCTAAGTAAAGGCTATATGGGCATTCAGTGCCAACTTTCATGTaggtttgacattttaaaatgaagttgaaaacgttttgaaacagaaaaaaagtttttaaaaaagaaatcttacatGGACTCCATAATAAAAAATGGGTTTTTGTGAAATGTAAGCTAATAAACCATCTCCATCTCATCAGAACTCTGAGCTCTCCAtgttaaataaagataataaatgtaACACCCTTTTTTCCACAGGAAAATTGTATAGATTAACTAGATAATATTTCTACCTACCTACTGTCTCTTTTGATCAAACTAAATATAATTGTAACTATATGTAACATGAGATGAtttaccaaaaataattttttaaactcacaAAGTTTTCCTTGTAATCATCTTGTTCTAAGGGTAAAGAAAAGTTTGACTTGCTCGTTTTGAGCATTTAAAACAAAGCTTGGTTTTAGACCGCAAACCCACAAATTATCTGGGAAAACTTCCCTGATATGGTGGGCGCTCTAGGGCCTGCAGGCGGGAGTATCATTTGGGAGATCCGGCATTGGAGTTCTTCAGGCCTGGACTTACTGAGTTAGATGCTATTATTTGAAAATCTAACATAGGAAATAAATCCATTCGGTAATTTGagtgcataaaaataaataaaaactttacacatttaaataaaaacataggaACTCTTTCTAACGACAAGATAACCTATCTTGGGCAAAGGACTTCAGCAACCCTCCATTTGACGCCCCGATTAAATGACGtgatcagccatgaaattaaaagacgcttactccttggaaggaaagttatgaccaacctagatagcatattcaaaagcagagacattgctttgccaactaaggtccgtctagtcaaggctatggtttttccagtggtcatgtatggatgtgagagttggactgtgaagaaagctgagcgccgaagaattgatgcttttgaactgtggtgttggagaagactcttgagagtcccttggactgcaaggagatccaaccagtccattctgaaggagatcagccctgggatttctttggagggaatgatgctaaagctgaaactccagtactttggccacctcatgcgaagagttgactcattggaaaagactctgatgctgggagggattgggggcaggagtagaaggggacgacagaggatgagatggctggatggcatcactgactcgatggacgtgagtctgggtgaactccgggagttggtgatggacagggaggcctggcgtgctgcgattcatggggtcgcaaagagtcggacacgactgagcgactgaactgaactgaactgattagacaTAGTGCGTTATCAACCTCTGCTTGAACTCCAGTCATGGACTGTGGGCTACAGAGCTGGAGTCGTCAAAGGTGCATGTCAGAAAATTTGTCtccttttcaaaacttttttttaatgctgacatttatttccattattggAAGTCAAACCCAAGCTTCCCTTGTGAAAACTCAAAATCCAGGGCGATACTTGCCTTTTTACAGACCAGATTCATAATCTTTTCTTGCCCGACTGCTTCTGAAGCTCTGACTTTTAAATACCCAAAGCTCTACTCGCTCTGTGTGTCCCGCCTCCTCCGGAACCCGCCAAATCCCATcaaaccccacccccagcaacagTGCACTATCCCCATAGGCTTGTTGCGCAGTCCAGGTTCCCACGCTCTGCAGCCTTCCTTAATCAGCGGATTTCTTAAAGCCcagccctttccttctctccgGCGATTTTTTCCGTTCAGGACCGCCTCACCCCACCTGGTTATTTGGTTGGCCAGCGCCCCCGTCGTACGTCATTTACCCGCGCCACCCGGAAGCCACGGTTCTTACTAACAGTTCTTTTTGCCGGCGGCTTTCAGGTAACGGCCGCACTTGGGTGTCCCTGTGTGATGGGGTCCCAGAGCTGGGAGGGGCGGAAGGCTGAACTCTTGGCATAAGCCGGACGACCCAACTCCCAACACTGAAAAGGTGCAGTTGTACTGTGCTTGAGACCAAACTGAGACCAGTGGTCTTCAACGTGgtcttctccctccccattcctcaGGAGCCCATCATGGCGACGCCCCCTAAACGGCGGGCGGTGGAGGCCACGGCGGAGAAAGTGCTGCGCTACGAGGCTTTCATCTCTGACGTGCTGCAGCGGGACTTGCAGTAAGTGACAGAACAGGGGGCGGAGCGATTGGAGCGGTCCACGTGGTGAGCGGGGCGTTCGAAGTCAGGGCCTGGCCTTCTGATTGGTGGGTGAGGCGTTCAGAGCCCGGCCCCGTGCGCCATtcgaggaggaaggaggggcgATATCCGGGGTGCAAcgtggggtgaggagggagacaCGGTGATTTAATGGTGCCTGTGTCCGCGCTTGCGCGGCTTCCGATGCCCCCTAAAGGGTTAAGAATTAGATTTCTGAAGCTGGAGTTTTCAGGTTCGAATCCTGGCTTGACCATTTTGCTTTCCGTGTGAACACATACTTTGCCTCcactttctgtgcctcagtttcctcatctgtgaaatggggaagtTAATGCAACCTTCCTCACGGCAGTGGGTTTGGGTTTTCAGTGTATTCAGTCCTTGTAAAGGGTTTAACTTGGATACTAGAGGCTCAATGagtataaaaaattattattactgtCATTATTAATCTGAGCAGGAAGGAGAGTGTTCAGGTCTAGGATTATGAGCATCCTAAAAGAGACTGAGGATTTTTTTCTAGGGTGAGAATGGCATATTCTGATTGGAGGGAGGCATTGGGAATAGAGTGTAATAATAATACTCATAAATAAGAGCTAACGCATATAGAGAACTTTGTTTGGAGGGCACTATTCTAAATGCCTTATAGTAaatactcatttaatcctcttaatGACTCTATGAAGTAATACTCCTCATTCCTATTTTAAAGATGGGGAGATTGAGTTCCAAAGAGGTTACTCActtgccaaagtcacacagctagtaaaatgGAAAGCCTGGATTCAAACCGAAGCAATCTGACCCAGAGTCCAAACCTTGACTTCTGCACTAAAATTCCTGTTTAGACCCTGGTGACAGGAGAGTCTCAGGGGGTCATGATGTGAGATATTCCAAGAGGGACAGGGTTTCCTCTTGGTCACCATTTTACTCTTGTCCTGTCATGTCCCATCAGAAAGGTCCTGGACCATCGTGACAAGGTATATGAGCAGCTGGCCAAATACCTTCAACTGAGAAATGTCATTGAGCGACTCCAGGTAAAGATGCCAGGGTTAGGTACTGTCTTTTTGTGGGCAAAGGAGGGGGAAGAGAGGAGATACCCAAGACCAAAACCTGTCACCTGACCTAAAAGTTGACCACTGATCCCTACCTCTTTTTCCCTGGCCCCACAGGAAGCTAATCACTCGGAGTTATATATGCAGGTGGATTTGGGCTGTAACTTCTTCGTTGACACAGTGGTGTGAGTGTCTACCTGCCCCTCTGAGCCCACAGGGTTCAGCTTCCcttttccttcattcaacaaatatttttgttagTATTTGCTATGAACCCGACACTGCTCGGTGCTAAAGATGTGACAGTAAATAAAATAGGACAGATTCTCTGCCCACCCTTACCTTCGGTTTGGGGAAGATGTGGGGTGGggaataaaagaaatgttaaactgTGTAGTATGCTAAACAGTGACAAGGACTTCTCCACTTCCTATCACCACTGTTTCCTTAGCCCAGACACTTCACGGATCTATGTGGCCCTTGGATATGGTTTTTTCCTGGAGTTAACACTGGCAGAAGCTCTCAAGTTCATTGATCGTAAGAGCAGTCTCCTCACAGAGTAAGTCCATTGCATGAGGATACTGTCTAAAACACCACCATTTGTAACCCTTCTTCCCCCTTTCACCCTGGCTACCTGGGATGGTACCTAGGAACCACTTTCCCCTCTCTCTAGGGGAGAGAACAGTGGGGATGCAAAGCTTAGCCCCAGGTGTAGCACataataagtactcaataaatggtcTCTGTATTGTTCACTCACACAAAAATTTATTGGGCATTTGCtgtatgccaggctctgtgcttggTGTTGGGGAGGCAGCATGAACAAGACAGAAGAATTCCTTGAAAGCTTATATTCTACAAGGGCTATAACTGTTACACATCAGCACAGTTTTGACCAGATCCTGGAGGTCTCAGTCTGTATATCAGTAACAGTAAAACAAGTTACCTCTGACTTCACCTCCTGCTAATTTTCCTGCTCATTCACTGTGCTCTCATCACACTAACCTTCACAGGCTTCTTTAAATGCCCACAGAGTGATCCCACCTCAGTACAATTGCAGTAACTGTTCTCTGTCTGCCTACAGCACTTTCCCCTCTGATACATGCATGGCTTCCTTTCTCCTTATTCACTTGAAGTCTTGCTTAAATGTCACTTCCCATAACCTAACTTGAAAATTTCAACCCTTGGCACTCCTGATTCCCCTCCCttgttctactttttctttttttccatagcaCTTATGACCTCCTAATGTTTACTGTGTGATTTACTTTTTTGTAATGTTCATTGCCTGCTCCCATTAGGATATAAGCTTTGCAAACGGAGAGATTTTCTCTGCATCTCAAGTCACTAGAATAGCACAAAGCATATAGGAGGCACcctgtgtttgttgaatgaatttcaAAGCATATGctggaaatagatttaagtgggGATTGAAGGATTAGTAGATCTCtgttggtggtgatggaggtaaTGTGGGGATAAAGGATGAACTCTGATGAGTGTAAGGTTCTATGCAGGAAAGGGGAATTGTGATTGTGGAGAGATTTCTGAAATGTGGCTAGGGAAGGCCTTCCAGAGGAAGCAGCATTTGAGTTCCTTGGTTGAGTGAACAAACCATAGGGCTCTCTAGGGAAGAGCATTCCTGGCAAGGGGACCAGTGTGCCTGCCATGTTAGAGGAACTGCTGAGAATGGTGAgcattcagtcactcagatggAGTGAGTGAGGGGACGCTGAGAAAATACACTTAGATTAACAACATCTCACAAGTGTGAATACTACTGATCTAAAATTCTACCTTCTAGGTTATATTTCCCTTTATGTCTCGTTCATTTCTTCCAGAGTTGCCTACCTTAGGTTTTAGTAATTCTTCTCTTTTCAGACCTTTTCGAGGTTTCAGTATTCATAAACTCAAATGAGCCTCAGACCTGTGGAGATTTCTAAATCTTAGTGATCCGATCAGTTGGTGAATAGTTTGGTTGAGGGGACTGCTTTAATAGGCCAGTATAATTCTGAACCAGCAGCCATTTAGACCAagtctgtttttggttttttttgtttttttgtttttaatgacaaAGCCTTCCTTATTATGTCACCGGATTCCTGAGCCTTtcaaatagattttaattttttgagacttGATGTGTTTCCCCAGAATGAGGTATTTGTCATTGCCTGCTCCGTTTGgtctttctgatttattgatcTGGTCTAATAGTGTGATGAGAAATGTGAATTCCttactgtgctaagtcgcttcagttgtgtccaactctgcaaccccatagactgtagctggccaggctcctctatccatggaattctccaggcaagaataccagagtgcgttgccatgccttcctccaggtcatcttcccgacccagggattgaacccacgtctcttacatctcctacattggcaggcgggttctttaccactagtgctacctgggaagcccatgaatctCTTTACTTTATTATAATTAGTAGGACTCCCTAGTAATTGAAAAAGATGAAGATTTGAGAATGCTTGATTGGAAGTGGGGTGTGAGAAAAAGGAGTCCAGGTCTTCAGCTGAGCAAAGGATGGAATTGCCCTTTTATGAGATGGAGAAGATAAGGGGAGAGCAGATTTGGAGGGGAAAATCAGGAGTTCAGTCTGGGACCTGTTAAGTGTGAGGTGATCATTAAACATTGAAGTAAGTTTTCTGACTATGTAGTTAAAACTCCCAAGGCTGGAATTCGGGAGAGAGGGCTAGACTAAAAAtacaactttgaaaaaaaaagaaaatacaactttGAGAGATAGTGATATATAAATGGGTTCATACTATTTTTTCCCAATTTAATATCCTTTGTTGTTGCCTTCTACTTTTCTTAACAGTATTTCATTTCCCTGAAACTGACTCTTACATTGACAGATAGCTCAACACAGTAAAATCCATATTCCTCTCATAATATCAAGATTACATGATCTGTCCCCTACCTACCTCTTGGATCCTAACTTGTGCCACTTTTCTTCCACCATTCACTTAGTTTCTAACACTCTGGCCTCCTGACTATTCCTTAAAAAGCTCTTTCCTGTCTTTTGGACTTTTTGTGGAAAAGACTATCTCCTACTGTTTTACTCATTCTTCAGAGGCCTTCCTTGATCCTTTGGGTGAATTAGGATTGTTTGGGTGAGACTGGTGCCAGTTGGCATAGAGAGAAAAAAGTGACTGGTTCatgtaaatggcaacccaatccaggattcttgcctggagaattccatggatggaggagcctggtgagccccagtccatggggttgcaaagagtccaacatgactgagcaactaatacttccactttttttctttcatgtaactCAACAGCCCAGAGCCGGCATGGTTTCAGGCAACTCTGGCTTCCCAGTCACTTAGACTTGGTGTCTTCCTTGAGTTCTCTTTCTCACGCCCAACACCCTCCTTTGGTAAATCCTGTTGACTTTaccttcaaagtgaaagtgaagtcgctcagtcgtgtccgactctttgcgacccgtggactgtagcccaccaagctcctctg
This genomic interval from Bos indicus x Bos taurus breed Angus x Brahman F1 hybrid chromosome X, Bos_hybrid_MaternalHap_v2.0, whole genome shotgun sequence contains the following:
- the UXT gene encoding protein UXT, with translation MATPPKRRAVEATAEKVLRYEAFISDVLQRDLQKVLDHRDKVYEQLAKYLQLRNVIERLQEANHSELYMQVDLGCNFFVDTVVPDTSRIYVALGYGFFLELTLAEALKFIDRKSSLLTELSDNLTKDSMNIKAHIHMLLEGLRELQGLQNFPETQH